Genomic window (Helicoverpa zea isolate HzStark_Cry1AcR chromosome 9, ilHelZeax1.1, whole genome shotgun sequence):
GCAAGTACTTTCACTCTTAGCAGTACGTATTTCTTGACTTTCTCTGAATTTGATTCAAATACCGTAGTCGTAGTCTCAAATAATCCgaaagcctcgttagttcactcataactgaCCACTTTGGTTATGCTCACCATACGCATTTGCCcgagaagaaggcgcctgacctacctgcataatGACATTTCATATTTCCTAATTCTGTGACTGTAATGTCTAAGTCGTATCAGTATAATTTAAAAACCGCAATGTTTATTACTATATGGATTCAGAAATTAAGATCAtcaagtaaaatatatttttattaaccatataaaatacatttttaatataaaattaatttgtaacaaaaataaatacaattccaTGTTTGAGGTAAGTATTACATACAGTGGATTTCTTTACCCTATATATCGGCCGATGTGCgattagagatagaattttgacataagctcTATATGAAATCGGACAAATTTAGATCTCTAATCAAAAACCAACGGATAGATTGGTTAAAGAAAACCGCAGCAAGGCTACACAtccacatattttttacaactaGATAATTTGATAAGATGAAATATTGATGTTATTTCTGACAATGCGATGACTGATCAAAATGAACATGTAGCCACATATGAgtaatacataagtattatcATTAGTTTTCCATATAGAATGCTGATGAATGCAATCGCTTACAAAAACATTCATTATTTATGTCGAAGCCATATCGTACATTTTGTCAATTCATGAAATGCGCGATATTTTCGTCGGTTGCTTTCACGGCACACCAAGTCGGATACAGTTGGTTTAAgttacaaatttttattttaaaccagcCAAAAAAGAAGCTGCGCAACATTTCGTGAAGTGGGCGAAAGTACTTCTAACGAATTTAAAATTTACCTGAAGTACACATTCTATACAATGTTTTTGCAAATGACATGTAAGTAATTACAATTAGTAAtcaaattttgatatttaacaGCTTACTCAATAAATGACGAGTGGAAATATTCGAGATCccagttttttttgtacatcCTTAAGTGTATTCAAAGATTTTCATTCTGTAATTGCAAATGTGTCAAGACAACATTTAAGGTACACCTTGAGATGTAAAAGAAAACCAGGGATGTTTAGTATAGATATctgataatttatatttatttagtagctATGTTTTAGaatacttaaatttaaaattaaagtaatattaaaaataatgtaattatagTATGtagattgaaaaaataatagagataattaattgtaaagAATTCTTTAATTGTCAATAAGGAAATACTGTACTGATTTCAGAAATAAAAGATCAGCTGTCGTAAAGTATTAATGATTTTATGAATTTCATATGCTTACTCGAGAAAGGCGATTAACACACGGCACCGCGCACTGTCGCGGAGGGCGGTGGCGCTCGAACAAAAGATCACCGCTCGAACGCGCGGTCAGGCGGTGTAAGTGTGTTAGGAATTAACGGATTTAATACAGGTCAATGCGACATGAGATCCGCTTCATCGCCTACCGCGGCGGTGCGCGGTGCCGTGTGTTAATAGCCAAAGTTCctcataaaaacttattttttcattGGGTTCATACAACCACAAATGTTTGTGCAGTAAAATAGCTCAaagctaattaaatatctattaaaatgaAGTCTAAAAATATTGAAGATTTGTCCTTTTGTTGGGGGATAGCATCAACAAGAGTACGTGGTTGGTGTACCCAGCAACTTTTGAATAAAAGCTGCATCTATGTAACCACTTTAAATTAGAATCTTTTCTGTAAATACATCTTTTAAGTTACCTCCCACTAagtgttattttttcaaaaaacaaattattgttGGTTTTTGGTAGCGTGGAAATTCATGTACTGACGAttgggtttgtttgtttttttttttgcagttttctACTAATCAGTACTTGTTTATTAAATATCCGTGGGGCTACCGGttcaatttttgttttcagaAGAAGATCTAGCCTTTTGTTTGGTAATAGGTAGGTAGCAACTAGTGcctaaaaaatatcaaatcaaaaatgGATTTGGCAAAAAACATtggatttttaataaaaaatatatttttctttgagcACAATCCGAATTAGTTGAAAAGTGCCAAAATGAGCTTGTTCGATTTGATCAATACTTCGAGGGCCTGGCTTATATATAGGTAACAACTAAAATGGTCTGAAAGTTATTATGGCTGACTCCTATCGTAGTTCATCAATATTGTAATCATTACCGTAGCCCAAGACAATGCACATCAGATGAGATTCGCATCGTGAATACATATCACTTGATTTAATTGCCTAAAGTACCTAAATGTGATGAGCGACGTATCCGACTTTCGCGGTTGGTTAGAGGCATAAAATAGAAACCATATATACctctatatattttgtttaaataggtATCTAACTTATGTTCCTTTTCCAAAAAAGCAACAGGTTtggcaaataaagaaaacataattttttaaaatagtaatcaAGTAAAGTAATTAGCCTAGAATATTGGAAACGTTTGTTTTGTCTCAAAActttattagaaaatataaCATGATTAAAATTTGTCACTTATAAGCACAAATATTACTtaactgtgacgtcacaagtccCCACTTTCGGAGCAATAGGTTACATcttagtacatacatacaacttTTCATGTTTTGTTGACACCAAAAATACGTTTCCAATATGTTAAGCTTAGTAGATAGCAAGACGGAGTTCCTAGTGCCCCAAATTGGACAAAATATTTTACGGAAAAGTGGAATGTATAGATAGCGAGCTTATTATTGACGaattacctaataaaaaatCGTGCTCTTGATTTTGAAATAAGttgtagtaattaaaattgtacaCGAAGGTCCTGTGTGGGTGAATCGCGAACGCGAACCGAACCGAAGCTTACTACAATTTTCGAGGGTTACCCGTGATTCCTAAGGGTTTTCATCATCATGATGACAATGGGACCATTGGGAAGAAAGAAAGAAGCATTCAGTCCTGGTTCAAACCCCCCTAGGAACTCCGGtataattagaataaaaattttGTAACCGTTGTTAACGTAACAAATTTTACTACCTCTGTTGCCGAAATAAAACGCGCGGTAAACGTATTCAATATGATAATGTAATACATTAAATGATTCGAGAATAGCAGCATGTGCCTCTTTACTAGGTACTAGTCCAGGTAAATGTTTGATCAACCAGAGCCTACTTGGTTGCTCTCTAAACATTTTGAAGTATTTTGGGTCAAGAACTCGGAAAAGTATAAATAACTCAAACAATATTAATCTAAAATAAATTAGCTTCAGCCAACAACGTGCGAAATATTAAAGCAGAACTTATACATAGTTTATTTCCAATCTGCTTCACACTCTGACGTCTTAgttgtgaattattttttatgaacaaTAATAGTCAATTCGTTTCTTAAtctaataaacttaaaataaaagaaacgctAATCAAAACAATTACTAACAatcattgtattaaaataaaaattatatgagTGATACACATTATTCAACAGAAGTTAACTATGATGGCTGACGGTGCATGCCTGGACGGCGTGTATTCGTAgttaaatgcaaaaaataatacaGATTAATTGCACCTACCACCTTccggaaaaaaatatgaaacagttACAATTAGAGGATGATTTGTTAAAAAGCTAGTTCAATCTTGACTGGGTCATACAGTAGAGGTCCCCTTGATGAAGTATGTGTTGTCGACCCTTCAATGCCTACAtactatttttatgatattttcagTTTACCATTCAATTCGTCAAGGGATTCCTCCATTGCTTCCTTACTCAGTGTGGGGGATTTCGACTGCTGCTCTTGAACAACTGCAGGTTTGGGTCGTTTGGCCTTTTCGGGTATTAACATGGCACCTAGGGCGATGAAGTGGAGGGAGTAGTAgaattttctgtaaaataatgttttcgtttatgttaaatatttactttaccaCTAAATTGTATTCATGAACGGAGCAGTGTGGTATCAAAATGACTAGACTAGCATTAGCAAGTAGATGATCGAGTTTTACTGAAAATCATATTGCGCATCACGTGGATTCCTAAAAATGGTTTCTGCGCAGCTACATATTTGGCGCAATAATCCGCAAAGGCAGTCTTTCGAAGAATCATACCTATAATTGTACTTACGCATAAAAAGCGAGGCTTGGCGCGAGGTGAAGCAGGACAAATGGTACCGTGGCGTATGTCATCGCAACTCGCGTAGTGATAAACGAGACTGAATCGTAGAATAGCTTCTTAGGAACACTGTCTAAAAACATAGGACGAGCTACGAAACGGATCTGTAAAAGAATACGATTGAACGTTAATAACGTCCCTAAAACACTACCTATCCTAAAATTTTAcctattttgtataaatatgtcCAATGCATATATATATGGGCCAATGCAGCATGCAAATAAAGGTACctatttgatttgaaaatactTTAACGACAGATAAAATTAACATTAGATGCTGGTATGGTGGAATTTCACATAGTTGCCTAGTCTAGAGATAGCTCTAGCAAAAAAAACGACAGGTATATAGAATATTGGGACAACAGTAATTTGTAGATGGGCGAGCCGGACCGAACATACCTTTCTAGCTGCGACGGTGAATATGCCACCCGCGAAGAAGGTGAGGTAGTAGCCGGGATGGAAGCCGTGCCACACGGCGGACAGCGCGTACACCCGCGCCGTGCgccacgccgcgccgccgcgcgaGTACGCCACGTCGCGCAGCCACGCGTTCGTGTTCTTGTTCCAGCTGGCGATCGCTATGCGGAAGTTTTGGGCGAACTGCAAACAAACTACAATTGTATCTTACCTCCGACAATTGCACTAGCTTTGTGTTTCTAATTTGCTGTGTTATAATTATGGTATAAGCacagacctacagtttaacgtgcacTCCGAAACAGTAATTGGTCTccaagatataggtacttagaaaagttgcagtTCTTGCCTGTCtgtcctggaatcgaacccacgcttGAGGGGTTAGTTCTTAACCTACTAGGCCACACGACTTTTACTCTATAACGCATATGATATTCAATAATACGCCGAACTCTTGATCTATAGGCGATCAGTTGCGCGCTACGCGATTTCTTGACTTGAAAAAAGGTTCAGTCTCATGATACTTATAACCTGTCATTACCAGTGGCGAATTACCCTAGTAGGAACTGCGGACAACAGCCCCAGCATAATTGAAAAATTAATGAAGCCGTAGAAAGatcaaacaaaaattacctCAAAACCAAATATGTCGATGTTGGACATTTTGTCCCACTTAGGCGATCCGTCGTTGTTGTACCCGTTGAATCCCATGCCGCAGTTGTTACAGATGGCCTCGGACAGGAGCCACGCGTGGTAGTACTTGCAGCGTACCACCAGCGTCGACAGGTACGCGTACCACAGCAAGTACAGCGCAGACCATGAACGAGATACTTCCGATGTGGGGTCCGTTAGctctgtaaaaatatataaaaatttcGTTTTTCTGAATCAGTTAAGTATTTTGCGATGTTGAGCCTAGGGTTGCCAACTATACTGTTTTAAACAGTATTCTACTGTTTTTCactaaattatactttttactgtttaacaaaaaaaagtatacaAAATACTGTTTTCAGCATCAAAATGCAGACACATTATTATGTGTTACATTTAGACgctcacagttttttttttaatatat
Coding sequences:
- the LOC124633561 gene encoding lysophospholipid acyltransferase 6 isoform X2, yielding MLTYTLLKSVKHQIMGNVILAVSMIYLSCLHLHRQIYHTADYTLDITGPLMVITQRVTSLAYSLQDSLTVKDLKSKATALQTTGGEDLVKIEKIPSPLEYFAFTLAFQTLMCGPVVFYTDYIKFIEGARVDELEKSADTKEPSPRTAVFYKVAGSLAAALLYLTLAKKYPLTVLEELTDPTSEVSRSWSALYLLWYAYLSTLVVRCKYYHAWLLSEAICNNCGMGFNGYNNDGSPKWDKMSNIDIFGFEFAQNFRIAIASWNKNTNAWLRDVAYSRGGAAWRTARVYALSAVWHGFHPGYYLTFFAGGIFTVAARKIRFVARPMFLDSVPKKLFYDSVSFITTRVAMTYATVPFVLLHLAPSLAFYAKFYYSLHFIALGAMLIPEKAKRPKPAVVQEQQSKSPTLSKEAMEESLDELNGKLKIS